A genomic stretch from Hymenobacter psoromatis includes:
- a CDS encoding RNA polymerase, translating to MEAVAYIDINAPLVERCRVNDRQAQAELYRRYSKAMFNAALRITGDYAEAEDVLQESFLSAFRELSGYKGDSSFGAWLKRIVVNKSINCLRQRRLQLVPLEDFHHDSSPAESVSPHAKEDAEEQQYRADVLRRCIQELPDGYRIVLSLYLLEGYDHLEIAGILGITESTSKSQYSRARQRLRELAAERGLS from the coding sequence ATGGAAGCCGTTGCGTATATCGACATTAATGCGCCGCTGGTGGAGCGCTGCCGGGTAAATGACCGGCAGGCGCAAGCCGAGTTGTATCGGCGCTACTCCAAGGCAATGTTCAATGCTGCGCTCCGTATCACGGGTGACTATGCCGAGGCGGAGGACGTGCTGCAGGAGTCTTTCCTGAGTGCGTTCAGAGAGCTGAGCGGCTACAAGGGCGACTCGTCGTTTGGGGCCTGGCTCAAGCGGATAGTCGTAAATAAGAGCATTAATTGCCTGCGGCAGCGCCGCTTGCAGCTGGTGCCGCTTGAAGATTTTCACCACGATAGCTCGCCGGCCGAAAGCGTTTCGCCGCATGCGAAGGAAGATGCGGAGGAGCAGCAATACCGCGCCGATGTGCTGCGGCGCTGCATTCAGGAGCTGCCGGATGGCTACCGGATAGTATTGTCACTGTATTTGCTGGAGGGCTACGACCACCTGGAAATCGCTGGCATCCTGGGCATTACTGAATCAACTTCCAAGTCGCAATATAGCCGGGCCCGGCAGCGCTTGCGGGAGCTGGCCGCCGAGCGCGGCTTAAGCTAA
- a CDS encoding thioesterase, with translation MPDSTALPPAPPADSLAAAAFRRQVLSPAKLRLFMLRKLPMAWLAGLRLVALSPEAATVTVRYKYLTQNPFRSIYFACLAMAAELASGIQAMMQVQGGKAVSMLVVGLTAEFSKKAVGTIAFTCPDGAAIAQAVAESRATGEGRVVVCTSTGRDEAGDVVAVFRVTWSFRAKQ, from the coding sequence ATGCCCGATTCCACCGCCCTACCCCCCGCCCCGCCCGCCGACTCGCTGGCCGCCGCTGCCTTTCGCCGGCAGGTGCTGAGCCCGGCCAAGCTGCGGCTTTTTATGCTGCGTAAGCTGCCGATGGCCTGGCTGGCGGGGCTGCGCTTGGTGGCCCTATCGCCCGAAGCGGCCACCGTGACGGTGCGGTATAAGTATTTGACCCAAAACCCGTTTCGGAGCATCTATTTTGCCTGCCTGGCGATGGCGGCCGAGCTGGCTTCCGGCATTCAGGCCATGATGCAGGTGCAGGGGGGTAAGGCGGTGTCGATGCTGGTGGTGGGCCTCACGGCCGAGTTTAGCAAGAAGGCGGTGGGCACCATTGCCTTCACCTGCCCCGACGGCGCGGCCATCGCGCAGGCCGTGGCTGAGAGCCGCGCCACCGGCGAGGGGCGCGTGGTAGTGTGCACCAGCACGGGGCGGGATGAGGCCGGCGACGTGGTGGCGGTGTTCCGGGTCACGTGGTCGTTTCGGGCGAAGCAGTAG